A single window of Candidatus Methylomirabilota bacterium DNA harbors:
- a CDS encoding nucleotidyltransferase domain-containing protein, producing MHYRYRLTSREKARVTSALQDLLGFREEVLFAYLHGSFINGNRFRDLDVAVYLHGRLTRRASLQYQVTLAKDLSRALRLPVDVTVLNVAPLGLRHNAVSGRVLLCRENGTRTHFADGVCQHYERIRKTARHALFSLLWGDLTARRLTKWRR from the coding sequence GTGCACTACAGGTATCGACTAACGTCTCGGGAGAAGGCCCGCGTCACCTCCGCCCTGCAGGACCTTCTGGGGTTTCGCGAGGAAGTTCTCTTCGCCTATCTCCACGGCTCTTTCATCAACGGGAACAGATTCCGCGACCTCGACGTGGCGGTCTACCTCCATGGCCGCCTCACGCGGCGGGCCTCCCTGCAGTACCAGGTGACCCTCGCCAAAGACTTGAGCCGGGCGTTACGGCTCCCGGTCGATGTCACCGTCCTCAATGTGGCTCCCCTCGGCTTGAGGCACAACGCCGTTTCCGGCCGAGTCCTCCTCTGTCGCGAGAACGGGACGCGCACGCACTTTGCGGATGGAGTCTGCCAGCATTACGAGCGGATCCGTAAGACGGCGCGCCACGCTCTTTTCAGCCTTCTTTGGGGAGATCTGACAGCGCGCCGCCTCACCAAATGGCGGCGCTAA
- a CDS encoding U32 family peptidase: MTQELFELNMAISNMKDLVASDLSPYDAVYLGNLYCRDYEANFLEKLDDLRAGIRHCREAGCKVYLTTYAAPRNYFLPQIRKAIAVATEEGVDAVEAHNLGVVRILRNEFPALSIHIGGFANVYTDMGALVLRDYGGTRVTPNYELSLEEIEGMAHSTSLPLEILVHGKMPLGISDYCFLLEYEKAWGMQCPDLCQQDLFLRQGDWAMKSTGKGVLSGRDVCMLEYLPRLVAGGFRFFRIEAISEDPAYRRDIGMVYREALEQAFSGVYEIREAWWQKIQAHAKVGLCNGFYFGQSGQLYIGSQPPAVSHQLRVIS, from the coding sequence GTGACACAAGAATTGTTTGAGCTGAATATGGCAATCTCGAATATGAAAGATCTGGTGGCCTCGGATTTGAGTCCGTATGATGCGGTCTATCTGGGGAATCTCTACTGCCGGGATTACGAGGCCAACTTTTTGGAGAAGCTGGACGATCTCCGGGCAGGGATCCGCCACTGCCGAGAGGCAGGTTGCAAGGTATATCTCACCACGTATGCAGCCCCCCGCAACTATTTTCTCCCGCAAATCCGCAAGGCAATCGCCGTGGCAACAGAGGAGGGGGTGGACGCCGTTGAAGCGCACAACCTCGGGGTGGTGCGGATCCTCCGGAACGAGTTTCCCGCACTTTCGATCCACATCGGCGGGTTTGCGAATGTCTATACCGATATGGGGGCATTGGTCCTCCGAGACTACGGGGGGACCCGGGTGACTCCCAACTACGAGCTCTCCCTGGAGGAGATCGAAGGGATGGCCCACAGCACCAGTCTCCCCCTTGAGATTTTGGTCCACGGTAAGATGCCGTTAGGGATCTCCGACTATTGCTTCCTGCTGGAGTATGAAAAGGCGTGGGGGATGCAGTGTCCGGATCTCTGTCAGCAGGACTTGTTTCTCCGTCAAGGGGATTGGGCGATGAAGTCAACGGGGAAGGGAGTCCTGAGCGGCCGGGATGTCTGTATGCTCGAGTATCTGCCCCGTCTGGTGGCGGGTGGGTTTCGCTTTTTCAGGATTGAGGCGATCTCGGAGGATCCTGCATACCGCCGTGACATTGGCATGGTCTACCGGGAAGCCCTCGAACAGGCCTTCAGCGGTGTATACGAGATTCGCGAGGCGTGGTGGCAAAAAATCCAGGCACACGCAAAGGTGGGGCTGTGTAACGGCTTCTATTTCGGTCAATCAGGGCAACTCTACATCGGCAGTCAGCCGCCAGCTGTCAGCCATCAGCTAAGAGTCATAAGCTGA
- a CDS encoding U32 family peptidase: MQAAKAGLDAGADAIYVGLKGWSRGGARGELTPRELEQVLVLARQKGAAVQLALNTIPRGREIDYLLERLPELKRWGITGVILNDPGILAYIHRCFPELPLTASIGCGALNVDDVALLEEIGASCIVLPGTVHPAEIAEMRPYVKAQIEVMIHMVDEFHQLGKCWMPSYFRTNPSPMPEMPADGERLTGSIKRGGAGVCFKVCQHPWGLYLNGQKKEERMLPARQVSRAPEVGAYLDAGVDVIKLQGRSLPPELIFPMVRRFRMAIDQVREGRQVLEVPPFELPPSWVVVGR, from the coding sequence GTGCAGGCGGCGAAGGCCGGCCTGGACGCAGGGGCGGATGCGATCTATGTCGGGCTCAAAGGGTGGAGCCGAGGGGGAGCACGCGGTGAGCTTACCCCCAGAGAGCTCGAACAGGTCCTCGTCCTCGCTCGCCAGAAGGGGGCAGCCGTTCAGCTGGCCCTTAACACCATTCCCCGCGGGCGTGAGATCGACTACCTCCTTGAGCGCCTCCCGGAACTCAAACGATGGGGCATCACGGGGGTCATCCTGAACGACCCTGGCATCCTTGCGTACATTCACCGGTGTTTTCCCGAGCTGCCCCTCACCGCGAGCATTGGGTGTGGTGCCCTCAATGTGGATGATGTCGCCCTGCTTGAGGAGATCGGTGCGAGCTGCATCGTCCTGCCGGGAACGGTACATCCGGCAGAGATTGCCGAGATGCGACCTTATGTCAAGGCTCAGATCGAGGTCATGATCCACATGGTAGATGAGTTTCACCAGCTCGGGAAGTGCTGGATGCCCAGCTACTTTCGGACGAACCCCTCTCCGATGCCAGAGATGCCGGCTGACGGTGAGCGTCTCACGGGATCGATCAAGCGAGGCGGGGCGGGGGTCTGCTTCAAGGTCTGCCAGCATCCCTGGGGTCTCTATCTGAATGGACAAAAAAAGGAGGAGCGGATGCTGCCCGCCCGACAGGTGAGTCGGGCTCCAGAGGTCGGCGCCTACCTCGACGCTGGGGTGGACGTGATCAAACTTCAGGGAAGAAGCCTCCCCCCAGAGCTCATTTTTCCCATGGTCCGGCGATTCCGCATGGCCATTGATCAGGTTCGGGAGGGACGGCAGGTCTTGGAGGTGCCGCCATTTGAGCTGCCGCCCTCGTGGGTGGTGGTGGGACGATGA
- a CDS encoding IclR family transcriptional regulator, which yields MAEDRVPAVESAVRILKFLKDRNHRPWGVSELSRSLHLNKSTCFNILKALSGHDLLAYDEGTRKYGLGSALIELGGAASIATSRAEVAKPFLQDLFEDLNLTCLLGQRFQDRVIIVDRVEAQDAFRITIPIGQALPLGQGALGRCFLAYVPESDLDHLWSQGVLEQADRRKGQPQMKKALAIDRRQGFAESFGEIAKGVNAVATPIFDHRGDVALALGVIGFASLLPPRRLAHCGRKLREVSGLITRIMGGQPRP from the coding sequence ATGGCGGAAGATCGGGTTCCAGCGGTCGAGAGCGCGGTCCGGATCCTCAAGTTCTTGAAAGATCGGAACCACCGTCCGTGGGGGGTATCAGAGTTGAGCCGGTCACTTCATCTCAACAAAAGTACCTGCTTCAATATCCTCAAGGCTCTCTCCGGTCATGACCTGCTGGCCTACGACGAAGGGACGAGGAAGTACGGTTTAGGTTCGGCCCTCATCGAACTCGGGGGTGCGGCTTCGATCGCCACAAGTCGCGCTGAGGTGGCAAAACCTTTCCTGCAAGACCTGTTCGAAGACCTGAACCTCACCTGTCTCTTGGGTCAGCGATTCCAGGATCGGGTCATTATCGTTGATCGAGTCGAGGCTCAGGATGCTTTCCGGATTACGATACCCATCGGTCAAGCCCTCCCGCTAGGCCAGGGGGCCCTGGGACGGTGCTTTCTCGCCTACGTACCCGAATCGGATCTCGATCATCTGTGGTCCCAAGGAGTCTTAGAGCAGGCGGACCGCCGAAAGGGACAACCCCAGATGAAGAAAGCCTTGGCCATAGACCGGCGTCAGGGGTTTGCCGAGAGCTTTGGAGAAATCGCCAAGGGGGTCAATGCGGTGGCGACCCCTATCTTCGACCACCGGGGGGACGTGGCGTTGGCCCTCGGGGTGATTGGGTTTGCCTCTCTTCTCCCACCCCGTCGTCTGGCCCACTGCGGACGAAAACTCCGCGAGGTCTCCGGGCTGATTACTCGTATCATGGGTGGCCAGCCCAGGCCCTGA
- a CDS encoding U32 family peptidase, with translation MVELLVPAGSIEMVKAAVDNGANALYVGPKGWSRRRDAYELTDEALREAVRIAHARGAKVRAAVNTHPASSELSTLLKRMEVWVGDGIDGVILSDVGVMAAVHRAFPLVTIHASIGANILNDEDIRWYREIGVSQVVADTKLSLKELRVRREIEVGVEVLIHANNCYTYLGKCWMSPYHRLERSQDETGKDQFKGSPNRGGLDYRVCLEAWSLWRGNQDLWADRVALKNDAFFLLDDIPHLIDMGVHTLKVQGREYALDLIGRMVKFYRDLIDAYTADPQAFDLHLWKVRLAEIQAQRDLERAKGTLHLFEEARQPVGTCCQ, from the coding sequence ATGGTCGAACTACTCGTGCCGGCGGGCAGCATTGAAATGGTCAAGGCGGCCGTGGACAACGGGGCGAATGCCCTCTACGTGGGGCCCAAAGGGTGGAGCCGCAGGCGGGATGCCTATGAACTGACCGATGAGGCCCTTCGAGAGGCGGTCCGGATTGCCCATGCCCGTGGGGCCAAGGTTCGGGCAGCCGTCAATACGCATCCCGCCTCTTCGGAGCTTTCCACACTGCTCAAACGGATGGAGGTTTGGGTGGGCGACGGCATTGACGGCGTGATCCTGAGTGATGTGGGGGTGATGGCGGCGGTCCACCGGGCCTTCCCCCTCGTCACGATCCACGCGAGCATCGGGGCCAACATCCTGAACGACGAGGATATCCGCTGGTATCGTGAGATCGGGGTCAGCCAGGTGGTTGCCGATACCAAGCTCTCACTCAAAGAGCTCAGGGTGCGGCGCGAGATCGAGGTGGGGGTTGAAGTTTTGATCCATGCCAACAACTGCTATACCTATCTGGGCAAGTGCTGGATGTCACCTTACCATCGCCTCGAGCGGAGCCAAGATGAAACCGGCAAAGACCAGTTCAAGGGGAGTCCGAATCGCGGCGGCCTGGATTACCGTGTCTGTCTCGAGGCCTGGAGCCTCTGGCGAGGAAATCAGGACTTATGGGCGGACCGGGTAGCCCTCAAGAATGATGCCTTCTTCCTCCTCGACGACATTCCCCACCTGATCGACATGGGGGTCCACACCCTCAAGGTCCAGGGGCGGGAGTACGCCCTCGACCTCATCGGCCGGATGGTTAAATTCTACCGGGACCTCATCGATGCTTACACGGCGGATCCTCAGGCGTTTGACCTGCATCTCTGGAAAGTGCGACTGGCCGAGATCCAGGCTCAGCGGGACCTGGAGCGGGCCAAGGGGACGCTTCATCTCTTTGAGGAAGCCAGGCAGCCAGTGGGGACTTGCTGTCAGTGA